Proteins found in one Streptomyces sp. CB09001 genomic segment:
- a CDS encoding response regulator transcription factor, producing the protein MTDNSPVSVIAIDDHPAILSGVEAWCAASRRPITVVATSNSVQDAWTAPGSTADVVILDLQLNEGGPVFGSLRRLVDAGRQVVVYSMRDDETTAVSCLDLGAATFLTKNEGRDHLVEATLAAADERPYMPPALAGALGTNARADRPRLSVREENVLIEWFQSESKELVAQRLNISVRTVNSYLDRVRIKYANVGRPARTKASLVARAIQDGLVDVEDL; encoded by the coding sequence ATGACCGACAACTCCCCGGTGAGCGTGATCGCCATCGACGACCACCCCGCCATCCTTTCGGGGGTGGAGGCGTGGTGCGCCGCGTCGCGGCGTCCCATCACCGTGGTCGCGACCAGCAACTCGGTCCAGGACGCCTGGACCGCGCCCGGCAGTACGGCCGATGTCGTCATCCTGGATCTGCAACTCAACGAAGGCGGCCCCGTCTTCGGCAGCCTCCGCCGACTCGTCGATGCCGGGCGGCAGGTTGTCGTGTATTCGATGCGTGACGACGAGACGACGGCGGTCAGCTGTCTCGATCTGGGAGCCGCGACGTTCCTGACCAAGAACGAGGGCCGAGATCACCTGGTCGAGGCGACCCTGGCAGCAGCCGACGAGCGACCGTACATGCCGCCTGCGCTCGCCGGAGCGCTGGGGACGAACGCTCGTGCGGACCGCCCCCGGCTCTCCGTGCGCGAGGAGAACGTGCTGATCGAGTGGTTCCAGTCCGAGTCGAAGGAGTTGGTCGCGCAGCGGCTCAACATCTCGGTACGGACGGTCAACTCGTACCTGGACAGGGTGCGGATCAAGTACGCGAACGTCGGCCGCCCGGCGCGGACCAAGGCGAGCCTGGTGGCACGCGCCATCCAGGACGGCCTGGTCGACGTGGAGGACCTCTGA
- a CDS encoding amino acid adenylation domain-containing protein encodes MTRRITPKAAAHAESGHRTAQKRVPGDAPGEGRVPTAWNDTVHPLPELSLSLLFEEQATRTPTAPAVVYEDVTLTYAELNTRANRLARFLVAHGAGPETAVAVALPRSVLLVESVLAILKAGAVYFPLGPENPPPRTDLMLTSARPTMVLTLSRAAGRLSRGDTVPLVLLDDPDTVRKVAAQPGGALTDGDRGGSLTSLGAATLIFTSGSTGVPKAVVNSHAGLVNRLLWMQSVFALTGEDRVLHKTPIGFDVSVWELLWPLSVGATLVVAVPGGHKDPRYLVRLIRDERITTVHFVPSMLGLFLEEPTSRDARGLRRVVCSGEALSPALHKRFEAQLNVPLFNLYGPTEAAIDVTWWNCAEERNPSVVPIGRPIWNTRMYVLDAELNPVATGEPGELFISGTGLARGYAGCPALTAERFLPDPHGLPGTRMYRTGDLARQRQDGALEYLGRIDDQVKIRGFRIELGEVEVALGLCAGVRGCAVVAVERTSGDKELVACVVAEPGTGPEPAVLHAELARKLPAHMIPASFVFVPRLPVNRNGKLDRAALPALVG; translated from the coding sequence ATGACGAGGCGTATCACCCCGAAAGCCGCGGCCCACGCGGAGTCGGGACACCGCACGGCGCAGAAGCGTGTGCCCGGTGACGCCCCGGGGGAGGGCCGGGTGCCGACCGCTTGGAACGACACGGTCCATCCCCTGCCCGAGCTGAGTCTTTCGCTGCTCTTCGAGGAGCAGGCGACCAGGACGCCGACAGCACCGGCTGTCGTGTACGAGGACGTCACTCTCACCTACGCCGAACTCAACACGCGTGCGAACCGTCTCGCCCGCTTCCTGGTCGCGCACGGAGCCGGGCCGGAGACAGCGGTCGCGGTGGCGCTGCCTCGGTCGGTGCTCCTGGTGGAGTCCGTCCTCGCGATTCTCAAAGCGGGCGCGGTCTACTTCCCCCTCGGACCGGAGAACCCCCCGCCGCGCACGGACCTCATGCTGACCAGCGCCCGGCCGACGATGGTCCTGACCCTGAGCCGTGCAGCCGGCAGGCTCTCACGGGGGGACACGGTGCCGTTGGTGCTGCTCGACGACCCGGACACCGTGCGGAAGGTGGCGGCCCAGCCCGGAGGGGCACTGACCGACGGGGACCGAGGAGGTTCCCTCACGTCGCTCGGGGCGGCGACGCTGATCTTCACCTCCGGCTCGACAGGCGTTCCCAAGGCGGTGGTGAACTCCCATGCGGGACTCGTCAACCGGCTGTTGTGGATGCAGTCCGTGTTCGCCCTGACCGGTGAGGACCGGGTCCTGCACAAGACGCCGATCGGGTTCGATGTCTCCGTGTGGGAACTGCTCTGGCCCTTGTCGGTCGGGGCGACGCTGGTGGTCGCCGTACCCGGGGGACACAAGGACCCCCGCTATCTGGTGCGGCTGATCCGGGACGAGCGGATCACGACCGTGCATTTCGTGCCGTCCATGCTCGGCCTCTTCCTCGAGGAGCCCACCTCGCGTGATGCCCGGGGTCTGCGGCGTGTCGTATGCAGCGGGGAGGCGCTCAGCCCCGCACTGCACAAGAGATTCGAGGCGCAGCTGAACGTCCCGCTGTTCAACCTCTACGGACCCACCGAAGCGGCCATCGACGTGACGTGGTGGAACTGTGCGGAGGAGCGGAACCCGAGCGTGGTGCCCATCGGACGTCCCATCTGGAACACCAGGATGTACGTACTCGACGCGGAGCTGAACCCGGTTGCGACCGGCGAGCCGGGGGAACTGTTCATCTCCGGCACCGGGCTGGCACGGGGATACGCGGGCTGCCCCGCGCTGACCGCCGAACGATTCCTCCCCGACCCGCACGGTCTCCCGGGCACACGGATGTACCGCACCGGCGACCTTGCGCGCCAGCGGCAGGACGGTGCGTTGGAGTACCTGGGCCGCATCGACGACCAGGTGAAGATCCGGGGCTTTCGGATCGAACTGGGCGAGGTCGAGGTCGCGCTCGGTCTTTGCGCGGGAGTGCGGGGCTGCGCGGTCGTCGCCGTCGAGCGGACGTCCGGGGACAAGGAGCTCGTGGCCTGCGTCGTGGCAGAACCCGGAACCGGACCGGAGCCGGCCGTGCTCCACGCCGAGTTGGCCCGGAAGCTGCCGGCCCACATGATTCCTGCTTCGTTCGTCTTCGTGCCGCGGCTTCCGGTCAACCGCAACGGCAAGCTGGACCGGGCCGCCCTCCCCGCGCTGGTCGGCTGA